A genomic region of Mustela erminea isolate mMusErm1 chromosome 12, mMusErm1.Pri, whole genome shotgun sequence contains the following coding sequences:
- the NDUFB6 gene encoding NADH dehydrogenase [ubiquinone] 1 beta subcomplex subunit 6, with translation MSGYTPDEKLRLQQLQQLRRRWLKDQELSSREPVLPSQRMPPMERFWNTLFREQTSWKNVIYKAYRHSVFAFTHVLIPAWIIHYYIKYHVNTKPYGVVERKPRIFPGDTILETGEVIPPMKEFPDQHH, from the exons ATGTCGGGGTACACGCCGGACGAGAAACTGCGGCTGCAGCAGCTCCAACAGCTGAGAAGGCGATGGCTAAAAGACCAGGAGCTGAGCTCCCGGGAGCCGGTGCTGCCCTCGCAGCGGATGCCGCCTATGGAGAGATTCTGGAATACGTTGTTTCGGGAACAAACCTCCTGGAAGAACGTG ATTTATAAGGCGTACCGACACAGTGTCTTTGCTTTTACTCATGTACTTATACCTGCCTggattattcattattatattaaatatcatGTGAAT ACAAAACCATATGGTGTTGTTGAAAGGAAGCCCAGGATATTCCCA ggTGATACAATTCTGGAGACTGGAGAAGTAATTCCGCCAATGAAAGAATTTCCTGATCAACATCATtga
- the SMIM27 gene encoding small integral membrane protein 27, which yields MKPVSRRTLDWIYSVLLLAIVLLSWGYVIYASTVAARRQLSKEYPDKISGMNENL from the exons ATGAAGCCAGTGAGTCGCCGCACCCTGGACTGGATTTATTCGGTG TTGCTCCTCGCGATCGTATTGCTCTCCTGGGGATATGTCATCTATGCATCAACAGTAGCCGCACGACGACAGCTCAGCAAGGAATACCCAGACAAAATCTCGGGGATGAATGAAAATTTGTAA
- the TOPORS gene encoding E3 ubiquitin-protein ligase Topors isoform X2, translated as MGSQQPPGSPLSREEGEAPPPAPAPEGRRRSRRVRLRGSCRHRPSFLGRRELGTSAPAGTASVSEIMASAAKEFKMDNFSPKAGTSKLQQTVPADASPDSKCPICLDRFDNVSYLDRCLHKFCFRCVQEWSKNKAECPLCKQPFDSIFHSVRAEDDFKEYVLRPSYNGSFATPDVPRFRYRTTMTRDRSASVYSPNNAMNRRTTTPPDSGVLFEGLGISTRPRNGEVPQLMRQIAIRRPNADERSLRKIQEQDIINFRRTLYRAGARVRNIEDGGRCRDISAEFFRRNPACLHRLVPWLKRELTVLFGAHGSLVNIVQHIIMSNVTRYDLESREFVSDLRPFLLNRTEHFIHEFISFARSPFNMAAFDQHANYDCPAPSYEEGSHSDSSVITISPDEAETQELDINVTTVSQAPWDDETPGPSYSSSEQVHAAMSSLLNTSDSSDEELVTGRATSQIQGVQTNEDLNNDSDSSSDNCVIVGFVKPLAERTPELVELSSDSEELGSYEKMETVKTQEQSYSSGDSDVSRCSSPRSVLGKDEQINKDHCGSGKRIKSKKEEKHSTSLSSPRDLSSSVRGDRVYSPYNRRHRRRGRSRSSDSRSQSRSGHDQKNRRKHHGKKRMKSKRSRSRESSRPRGRRDKKRSRTRDSSWSRRSQTLSLSSESTSRSRSRSSDHGKRRSRSRNRDRYYLRNNYGSRYKWEYTYYSRNKDRDGYESSYRRRTLSRAHYSRQSSSPEFRIQSFSERTNARKKNNHSERKYYYYERHRSRSLSSNRSKTASTGPDWVRNEKPGGKRKYKTRHLEGTNEVAQPSREFASKVKESHYQKSSSKFDGSHKNESDSFSDSRSSDRETKHKRKKRRTRSLSVEIVYEGKATDSTRHHKKKKKKHKKKHKKHHGDNPSRSPVVITIDSDSDKDSEVKDDTECDNGGPQDCLQNEFLPPPLEPFEAKDVVTIEDEFGILDKECNITMLNSNLNNANKTVDNIPHQPASVEQTLDVREESTFASDLESQPSNVSIQTEPSRQLPSPRTSLMSVSLGRDHDMS; from the exons ATG GGTTCGCAGCAGCCGCCGGGGTCTCCGCTGTCTCGCGAGGAGGGTGAAGCGCCCCCGCCTGCTCCCGCTCCTGAGGGCCGGCGGAGAAGTCGCCGGGTACGCCTTCGCGGATCCTGCCGTCACCGACCCAGCTTTCTGGGCCGCCGGGAGCTTGGCACGAGCGCCCCAGCCGGGACTGCGTCGGTATCCGAG atAATGGCATCAGCTGCTAAGGAATTTAAAATGGACAACTTTTCACCTAAAGCTGGTACTAGCAAATTGCAACAGACAGTACCAGCTGATGCATCTCCTGATTCTAAGTGTCCTATATGTTTGGATAGGTTTGATAATGTGTCTTACTTAGATCGCTGTTTACATAAGTTCTGTTTTCGCTGTGTACAGGAGTGGTCAAAAAACAAAGCTGAATGTCCACTGTGTAAACAGCCCTTTGATTCTATTTTCCATTCTGTGAGGGCAGAAGATGACTTCAAGGAGTATGTCCTAAGGCCTTCATACAATGGTTCTTTTGCAACCCCTGATGTTCCAAGATTTCGCTATCGTACAACTATGACAAGGGATCGAAGTGCTTCTGTTTATTCACCTAATAATGCCATGAATAGAAGAACAACAACTCCACCAGATAGTGGAGTACTATTTGAAGGGTTAGGCATTTCAACAAGACCTAGAAATGGTGAAGTTCCTCAACTTATGAGACAGATTGCAATTAGGAGGCCAAATGCAGATGAAAGATCTTTGCGGAAAATTCAGGAACAggatattattaattttagacGAACTCTCTACCGTGCTGGTGCCCGTGTTAGAAATATTGAAGATGGTGGTCGCTGCAGGGATATTTCTGCTGAATTTTTCCGTAGAAATCCAGCTTGCCTTCACAGATTAGTTCCCTGGTTAAAACGTGAACTTACGGTTCTTTTTGGAGCTCATGGATCTTTAGTGAATATTGTCCAGCACATCATCATGAGTAATGTCACTCGCTATGACTTGGAGAGTCGGGAATTTGTGTCTGACTTAAGACCGTTCCTGCTTAATCGGACTGAGCATTTTATACATGAATTTATCAGTTTTGCTCGATCTCCTTTTAACATGGCAGCTTTTGACCAGCATGCTAATTATGATTGCCCTGCTCCTTCATATGAAGAAGGTAGCCATTCTGATTCTTCAGTCATAACAATATCTCCTGATGAAGCTGAGACTCAGGAGTTGGATATCAATGTAACCACTGTCAGTCAGGCACCGTGGGATGATGAAACTCCAGGACCATCTTACTCAAGCTCAGAGCAGGTGCATGCTGCCATGTCTTCCCTTTTAAATACTTCTGATAGTTCAGATGAAGAACTTGTAACAGGAAGAGCCACATCTCAGATACAAGGAGTACAAACTAATGAAGACCTAAATAATGACAGTGATTCTTCTTCAGATAATTGTGTCATTGTTGGGTTTGTTAAACCACTAGCTGAGAGGACCCCAGAACTTGTCGAACTATCCTCTGATTCTGAGGAGTTGGGGTCTTACGAAAAAATGGAGACTGTGAAGACACAAGAACAGTCTTACAGTTCTGGTGATAGTGATGTTAGTAGATGTTCATCTCCACGCTCTGTCCTTGGAAAggatgagcaaataaataaagatcattGTGGTTCTGGTAAAAGAATCAAgtcaaagaaggaagagaaacactCTACATCCTTGTCATCTCCCAGAGACCTGAGCTCATCTGTCAGAGGAGACAGAGTATATTCCCCATATAACCGTAGacacaggaggaggggaagatCAAGAAGTTCAGATTCACGTTCCCAGAGCAGAAGTGGGCATGACCAGAAAAATCGCAGAAAGCATCATGggaagaaaaggatgaaaagcaAAAGATCCAGAAGCAGGGAAAGTAGCAGACCTAGAGGtagaagagacaaaaagagatCAAGAACTAGAGATAGCAGTTGGTCacgaagaagccaaactctctctctcagtagtgagagcacaagcagatcAAGATCTCGTAGCAGTGATCATGGTAAAAGAAGATCACGGAGCAGAAATAGAGATcgttattatttaagaaataattatggAAGTAGATACAAGTGGGAGTATACTTACTATAGTAGAAACAAGGACAGGGATGGCTATGAATCATCTTACAGGAGGAGGACTCTGTCCAGAGCTCATTATTCCAGACAATCTTCAAGTCCAGAATTTAGAATTCAGTCCTTTTCTGAAAGGACAaatgctaggaaaaaaaataatcacagtgaAAGGAAGTATTACTACTATGAAAGGCATAGATCAAGGAGCCTATCCAGTAATAGATCAAAGACTGCATCTACAGGGCCTGACTGGGTAAGAAATGAAAAGCCTGGAGGGAAACGAAAATACAAGACACGGCATTTGGAGGGTACTAACGAAGTGGCTCAACCTTCTCGTGAATTTGCTTCTAAAGTAAAGGAAAGTCATTACCAAAAATCCTCATCAAAATTTGATGGCAGCCACAAAAATGAGAGTGACAGCTTTTCAGACAGCCGGTCATCAGACagagagacaaaacataagaggaaaaaaaggaggaccCGGAGCCTAAGTGTAGAGATAGTTTATGAAGGGAAAGCTACTGATTCAACTAgacatcataaaaagaaaaagaagaagcacaAGAAGAAGCATAAGAAACATCACGGGGACAATCCTTCACGTTCGCCAGTTGTAATTACCATTGACAGTGATAGTGATAAGGATTCTGAAGTAAAGGACGATACAGAATGTGACAATGGTGGTCCTCAGGACTGTCTACAAAATGAGTTTCTGCCTCCTCCCTTGGAACCATTTGAAGCTAAAGATGTAGTTACAATAGAAGATGAATTTGGCATCCTGGACAAGGAGTGTAATATTACCATGCTTAATAGCAACTTGAATAATGCCAACAAAACTGTGGATAATATTCCACACCAGCCAGCTTCAGTTGAACAAACTCTTGATGTAAGAGAAGAGAGTACTTTTGCCTCTGATTTGGAGAGTCAGCCCAGTAACGTGTCTATTcaaactgagccatcaaggcagTTGCCATCTCCACGGACATCATTAATGTCAGTGTCACTTGGTAGAGACCATGATATGTCTTAA
- the TOPORS gene encoding E3 ubiquitin-protein ligase Topors isoform X1: MIQMCNWRRSLHLQGSQQPPGSPLSREEGEAPPPAPAPEGRRRSRRVRLRGSCRHRPSFLGRRELGTSAPAGTASVSEIMASAAKEFKMDNFSPKAGTSKLQQTVPADASPDSKCPICLDRFDNVSYLDRCLHKFCFRCVQEWSKNKAECPLCKQPFDSIFHSVRAEDDFKEYVLRPSYNGSFATPDVPRFRYRTTMTRDRSASVYSPNNAMNRRTTTPPDSGVLFEGLGISTRPRNGEVPQLMRQIAIRRPNADERSLRKIQEQDIINFRRTLYRAGARVRNIEDGGRCRDISAEFFRRNPACLHRLVPWLKRELTVLFGAHGSLVNIVQHIIMSNVTRYDLESREFVSDLRPFLLNRTEHFIHEFISFARSPFNMAAFDQHANYDCPAPSYEEGSHSDSSVITISPDEAETQELDINVTTVSQAPWDDETPGPSYSSSEQVHAAMSSLLNTSDSSDEELVTGRATSQIQGVQTNEDLNNDSDSSSDNCVIVGFVKPLAERTPELVELSSDSEELGSYEKMETVKTQEQSYSSGDSDVSRCSSPRSVLGKDEQINKDHCGSGKRIKSKKEEKHSTSLSSPRDLSSSVRGDRVYSPYNRRHRRRGRSRSSDSRSQSRSGHDQKNRRKHHGKKRMKSKRSRSRESSRPRGRRDKKRSRTRDSSWSRRSQTLSLSSESTSRSRSRSSDHGKRRSRSRNRDRYYLRNNYGSRYKWEYTYYSRNKDRDGYESSYRRRTLSRAHYSRQSSSPEFRIQSFSERTNARKKNNHSERKYYYYERHRSRSLSSNRSKTASTGPDWVRNEKPGGKRKYKTRHLEGTNEVAQPSREFASKVKESHYQKSSSKFDGSHKNESDSFSDSRSSDRETKHKRKKRRTRSLSVEIVYEGKATDSTRHHKKKKKKHKKKHKKHHGDNPSRSPVVITIDSDSDKDSEVKDDTECDNGGPQDCLQNEFLPPPLEPFEAKDVVTIEDEFGILDKECNITMLNSNLNNANKTVDNIPHQPASVEQTLDVREESTFASDLESQPSNVSIQTEPSRQLPSPRTSLMSVSLGRDHDMS; encoded by the exons ATGATCCAGATGTGCAACTGGAGGCGGTCACTTCACCTTCAA GGTTCGCAGCAGCCGCCGGGGTCTCCGCTGTCTCGCGAGGAGGGTGAAGCGCCCCCGCCTGCTCCCGCTCCTGAGGGCCGGCGGAGAAGTCGCCGGGTACGCCTTCGCGGATCCTGCCGTCACCGACCCAGCTTTCTGGGCCGCCGGGAGCTTGGCACGAGCGCCCCAGCCGGGACTGCGTCGGTATCCGAG atAATGGCATCAGCTGCTAAGGAATTTAAAATGGACAACTTTTCACCTAAAGCTGGTACTAGCAAATTGCAACAGACAGTACCAGCTGATGCATCTCCTGATTCTAAGTGTCCTATATGTTTGGATAGGTTTGATAATGTGTCTTACTTAGATCGCTGTTTACATAAGTTCTGTTTTCGCTGTGTACAGGAGTGGTCAAAAAACAAAGCTGAATGTCCACTGTGTAAACAGCCCTTTGATTCTATTTTCCATTCTGTGAGGGCAGAAGATGACTTCAAGGAGTATGTCCTAAGGCCTTCATACAATGGTTCTTTTGCAACCCCTGATGTTCCAAGATTTCGCTATCGTACAACTATGACAAGGGATCGAAGTGCTTCTGTTTATTCACCTAATAATGCCATGAATAGAAGAACAACAACTCCACCAGATAGTGGAGTACTATTTGAAGGGTTAGGCATTTCAACAAGACCTAGAAATGGTGAAGTTCCTCAACTTATGAGACAGATTGCAATTAGGAGGCCAAATGCAGATGAAAGATCTTTGCGGAAAATTCAGGAACAggatattattaattttagacGAACTCTCTACCGTGCTGGTGCCCGTGTTAGAAATATTGAAGATGGTGGTCGCTGCAGGGATATTTCTGCTGAATTTTTCCGTAGAAATCCAGCTTGCCTTCACAGATTAGTTCCCTGGTTAAAACGTGAACTTACGGTTCTTTTTGGAGCTCATGGATCTTTAGTGAATATTGTCCAGCACATCATCATGAGTAATGTCACTCGCTATGACTTGGAGAGTCGGGAATTTGTGTCTGACTTAAGACCGTTCCTGCTTAATCGGACTGAGCATTTTATACATGAATTTATCAGTTTTGCTCGATCTCCTTTTAACATGGCAGCTTTTGACCAGCATGCTAATTATGATTGCCCTGCTCCTTCATATGAAGAAGGTAGCCATTCTGATTCTTCAGTCATAACAATATCTCCTGATGAAGCTGAGACTCAGGAGTTGGATATCAATGTAACCACTGTCAGTCAGGCACCGTGGGATGATGAAACTCCAGGACCATCTTACTCAAGCTCAGAGCAGGTGCATGCTGCCATGTCTTCCCTTTTAAATACTTCTGATAGTTCAGATGAAGAACTTGTAACAGGAAGAGCCACATCTCAGATACAAGGAGTACAAACTAATGAAGACCTAAATAATGACAGTGATTCTTCTTCAGATAATTGTGTCATTGTTGGGTTTGTTAAACCACTAGCTGAGAGGACCCCAGAACTTGTCGAACTATCCTCTGATTCTGAGGAGTTGGGGTCTTACGAAAAAATGGAGACTGTGAAGACACAAGAACAGTCTTACAGTTCTGGTGATAGTGATGTTAGTAGATGTTCATCTCCACGCTCTGTCCTTGGAAAggatgagcaaataaataaagatcattGTGGTTCTGGTAAAAGAATCAAgtcaaagaaggaagagaaacactCTACATCCTTGTCATCTCCCAGAGACCTGAGCTCATCTGTCAGAGGAGACAGAGTATATTCCCCATATAACCGTAGacacaggaggaggggaagatCAAGAAGTTCAGATTCACGTTCCCAGAGCAGAAGTGGGCATGACCAGAAAAATCGCAGAAAGCATCATGggaagaaaaggatgaaaagcaAAAGATCCAGAAGCAGGGAAAGTAGCAGACCTAGAGGtagaagagacaaaaagagatCAAGAACTAGAGATAGCAGTTGGTCacgaagaagccaaactctctctctcagtagtgagagcacaagcagatcAAGATCTCGTAGCAGTGATCATGGTAAAAGAAGATCACGGAGCAGAAATAGAGATcgttattatttaagaaataattatggAAGTAGATACAAGTGGGAGTATACTTACTATAGTAGAAACAAGGACAGGGATGGCTATGAATCATCTTACAGGAGGAGGACTCTGTCCAGAGCTCATTATTCCAGACAATCTTCAAGTCCAGAATTTAGAATTCAGTCCTTTTCTGAAAGGACAaatgctaggaaaaaaaataatcacagtgaAAGGAAGTATTACTACTATGAAAGGCATAGATCAAGGAGCCTATCCAGTAATAGATCAAAGACTGCATCTACAGGGCCTGACTGGGTAAGAAATGAAAAGCCTGGAGGGAAACGAAAATACAAGACACGGCATTTGGAGGGTACTAACGAAGTGGCTCAACCTTCTCGTGAATTTGCTTCTAAAGTAAAGGAAAGTCATTACCAAAAATCCTCATCAAAATTTGATGGCAGCCACAAAAATGAGAGTGACAGCTTTTCAGACAGCCGGTCATCAGACagagagacaaaacataagaggaaaaaaaggaggaccCGGAGCCTAAGTGTAGAGATAGTTTATGAAGGGAAAGCTACTGATTCAACTAgacatcataaaaagaaaaagaagaagcacaAGAAGAAGCATAAGAAACATCACGGGGACAATCCTTCACGTTCGCCAGTTGTAATTACCATTGACAGTGATAGTGATAAGGATTCTGAAGTAAAGGACGATACAGAATGTGACAATGGTGGTCCTCAGGACTGTCTACAAAATGAGTTTCTGCCTCCTCCCTTGGAACCATTTGAAGCTAAAGATGTAGTTACAATAGAAGATGAATTTGGCATCCTGGACAAGGAGTGTAATATTACCATGCTTAATAGCAACTTGAATAATGCCAACAAAACTGTGGATAATATTCCACACCAGCCAGCTTCAGTTGAACAAACTCTTGATGTAAGAGAAGAGAGTACTTTTGCCTCTGATTTGGAGAGTCAGCCCAGTAACGTGTCTATTcaaactgagccatcaaggcagTTGCCATCTCCACGGACATCATTAATGTCAGTGTCACTTGGTAGAGACCATGATATGTCTTAA